DNA from Roseofilum capinflatum BLCC-M114:
ACGCCTGAAAGCAGCTCAGAAACATGGGCTAATCCCCATTCTCTGTGTGGGAGAAACAGAGCAACAGCGCGTGAATGGGGAAACGGAATCTCATATTACTTCCCAGTTGGATCAAGATTTAGTCGGCATCGATCAAAGTCAACTGGTGATTGCCTATGAGCCAATTTGGGCCATTGGAACTGGGAAAACTTGTGATTCTCAGGAAGCCAACCGGGTGATTGGTTTAATTCGTTCTCAGCTTTCTAACCAGGATGTGCCGATTCAATATGGAGGCTCGGTGAAACCGGATAATATTGATGAGATTATGGCCCAACCGGAAATTGATGGAGTTCTCGTTGGTGGCGCAAGTCTGGATGCACAAGGGTTTGCCCGAATTGCCAATTATAACGCTTCGCCCTAGGAAATAGGGAATAGGCAACAGGAAATAGGCCGTAGGGGCGAACGGCCGTTCGCCCCTACAGTTTTTAGGTTTTA
Protein-coding regions in this window:
- the tpiA gene encoding triose-phosphate isomerase, with amino-acid sequence MRKIVLAGNWKMHKTQAQSLEFLQAFLSQLEQTPAERTVVLCVPFTDLGILAEKLKGTRVDLGAQNVHWEDQGAYTGEVSGPMLTEIPVQYVVIGHSERREYFGETDETVNLRLKAAQKHGLIPILCVGETEQQRVNGETESHITSQLDQDLVGIDQSQLVIAYEPIWAIGTGKTCDSQEANRVIGLIRSQLSNQDVPIQYGGSVKPDNIDEIMAQPEIDGVLVGGASLDAQGFARIANYNASP